The Uruburuella testudinis genome window below encodes:
- the rlmB gene encoding 23S rRNA (guanosine(2251)-2'-O)-methyltransferase RlmB, with translation MANQRLIYGFHAVNARLWQNPNSITELYIQEGKNDARTRDVLEKAAAENVRIHFADTARLDAISKGARHQGVAGFIDASKNHVHLEDVLENLSEPPLLLVLDGITDPHNLGACLRTADAMGVHAVIAPKDKSAGLNATVSKVACGAAETVPYITVTNLARTLRELKEYGIWIVGTDMGGDADLFHCNLPDAVAWVMGNEGEGMRRLTREHCDMLVSIPMFGTVESMNVSVSAGMVLSETRRQRALKTES, from the coding sequence ATGGCCAACCAACGACTCATCTACGGTTTTCACGCCGTCAACGCCCGCCTGTGGCAAAACCCGAACAGCATTACCGAGCTTTATATTCAAGAAGGCAAAAACGATGCCCGTACCCGCGATGTGCTGGAAAAAGCCGCCGCCGAAAACGTACGCATCCACTTTGCCGATACCGCCCGGCTTGATGCCATCAGCAAAGGCGCACGCCATCAGGGCGTAGCCGGTTTTATCGATGCATCAAAAAACCACGTGCACCTGGAAGACGTATTGGAAAACCTGAGCGAGCCGCCCTTACTGCTGGTGCTCGACGGCATCACCGACCCGCACAACCTCGGCGCCTGCCTGCGCACCGCCGATGCCATGGGCGTGCACGCCGTGATTGCACCGAAAGACAAAAGCGCCGGGCTGAACGCCACCGTCAGCAAAGTGGCCTGCGGCGCCGCCGAAACCGTGCCCTACATCACCGTGACCAACCTCGCCCGCACCTTGCGTGAGCTGAAAGAATACGGCATCTGGATTGTCGGCACCGATATGGGCGGCGACGCCGATTTGTTCCATTGCAACCTGCCCGATGCCGTGGCCTGGGTAATGGGCAACGAAGGCGAAGGCATGCGCCGCCTCACCCGCGAACATTGCGATATGCTGGTATCGATACCGATGTTCGGCACGGTAGAAAGCATGAACGTATCCGTATCCGCCGGCATGGTGCTCAGCGAAACCCGCCGCCAGCGGGCGCTGAAAACAGAATCATAA
- a CDS encoding site-specific integrase has protein sequence MLAYPELTLFSLNTGLRQRNVLDLKWQQLDLARKVAWYHSDEMKAGQALGVALNDTAMEVIRRQVGKHPIYVFVNKRKNPIQEINSRYWKESLLKAGIENFTWHDLRHTWASWLVQRGIPLRVLQGMGGWKTLSMVQRYAHLAPEHLHPHAQMLESVVTAVGTELAQCKNPAHILEPDSRGKEVEIANKNSVLLVPGAGIEPARGV, from the coding sequence GTGCTGGCTTATCCCGAACTCACGTTATTTAGCCTGAACACGGGGCTGAGACAAAGAAATGTACTGGATTTAAAGTGGCAGCAACTTGATCTTGCCCGTAAGGTGGCGTGGTATCACTCTGATGAAATGAAGGCCGGTCAGGCTTTGGGAGTTGCATTAAATGATACGGCGATGGAAGTCATTAGGCGGCAAGTTGGAAAACATCCGATTTATGTTTTTGTAAATAAGCGGAAAAACCCGATTCAGGAAATTAATAGCCGGTACTGGAAAGAATCGTTGTTAAAGGCTGGCATTGAAAATTTTACCTGGCATGATTTGCGGCACACATGGGCGAGCTGGCTGGTGCAGCGGGGGATACCACTTCGTGTTTTGCAAGGGATGGGTGGCTGGAAAACACTTTCGATGGTTCAGCGTTATGCGCATTTGGCACCGGAGCATTTGCACCCGCATGCTCAGATGTTGGAGAGTGTTGTGACGGCTGTTGGCACAGAATTGGCACAATGCAAAAATCCGGCTCACATTTTGGAGCCGGACAGTAGAGGAAAGGAGGTTGAAATAGCTAATAAAAACAGTGTTTTGTTGGTGCCCGGAGCCGGAATCGAACCGGCACGGGGTGTTTAG
- a CDS encoding type II toxin-antitoxin system RelE family toxin — MTYELAFLPSARREWDKLDNSIKTLFKRRLAERLENPHMPSAALHGMRNAYKIKLRQAGYRLVYTVDDGLITVTVVAVGRRDKSTVYVQALARAKDK, encoded by the coding sequence ATGACTTATGAATTGGCTTTTCTGCCCTCTGCGCGGCGGGAATGGGACAAGCTCGACAACAGCATCAAAACCTTGTTCAAACGCAGGTTGGCAGAACGCTTGGAAAACCCGCATATGCCGTCTGCGGCCTTGCACGGCATGAGGAATGCTTACAAAATCAAATTGCGCCAAGCCGGTTACCGTTTGGTTTACACGGTGGATGACGGCCTGATTACGGTAACGGTGGTGGCGGTGGGCAGACGTGATAAAAGCACGGTGTATGTACAGGCCTTGGCGCGGGCGAAGGATAAGTAA
- a CDS encoding glycosyltransferase family 2 protein has translation MNTIYPSLTIALITKNEAANLEACLQSTAGLTDKIVIIDSGSSDATADIANRYGAAFHRHEDWPGFGRQRNRAHQYIETDWVLWLDADERLTPELNQSIQTALKQTPADGKTAFSFNRLSNTFGAFIRHCGWYPDWVVRLYPTAHARYSDDLVHEKVLLPADTQVKKLQGDALHYTYATLDQFLAKQNLYGRLWAEQRLAKGKTASLSQAMVHGAGSFIKMYILKAGFLDGRHGLLLSILLAQATFNKYAALWLAGKK, from the coding sequence ATGAACACAATCTATCCAAGCCTGACCATCGCCCTCATTACCAAAAATGAAGCCGCCAATCTTGAAGCCTGCCTGCAAAGCACCGCCGGCCTGACAGATAAAATTGTGATTATCGACTCGGGCAGCAGCGACGCCACCGCCGACATCGCCAACCGTTACGGCGCCGCCTTTCACAGACATGAAGATTGGCCGGGCTTCGGCCGCCAACGCAACCGCGCCCATCAATATATAGAAACAGACTGGGTATTATGGCTCGATGCCGACGAGCGCCTGACACCCGAATTAAACCAAAGCATTCAGACGGCCTTGAAGCAAACCCCTGCCGACGGGAAAACCGCTTTTTCATTCAACCGCTTAAGCAACACTTTCGGCGCCTTTATCCGTCATTGCGGCTGGTATCCCGACTGGGTAGTACGCCTCTATCCCACCGCCCATGCACGCTACAGCGATGATTTGGTGCATGAAAAAGTACTGCTGCCGGCCGATACGCAAGTGAAAAAACTGCAAGGCGATGCGCTGCACTACACCTATGCAACCCTGGATCAATTTTTGGCCAAGCAGAATCTTTATGGCCGGCTCTGGGCAGAACAACGACTTGCCAAAGGCAAAACCGCATCGCTCAGCCAAGCCATGGTGCATGGCGCAGGCAGCTTTATCAAAATGTATATTCTCAAAGCCGGCTTTCTGGATGGCCGGCACGGTTTGCTGCTGTCGATATTATTGGCACAAGCAACGTTTAACAAATATGCAGCTTTGTGGCTGGCCGGCAAAAAATAA
- the pgsA gene encoding CDP-diacylglycerol--glycerol-3-phosphate 3-phosphatidyltransferase, whose protein sequence is MPWNIPIFLTWMRVLLIPVFTVLFYLPAGWLDPQTVNWTAAVIFAAAAVTDWFDGFLARLWKQTSDFGAFLDPVADKLMVAVALILLVSVGRTYAIFAMIIIGREITISALREWMAQMGKRGSVAVATIGKFKTTAQMVAILLLLISLRDFHGLDLIFIGNILMFLASVLTIWSMFYYLKMAWKEFRQ, encoded by the coding sequence ATGCCGTGGAATATCCCGATTTTCCTTACCTGGATGCGCGTGTTGCTGATTCCGGTGTTCACCGTCTTATTTTATCTGCCTGCGGGCTGGCTTGACCCGCAAACCGTCAACTGGACAGCCGCCGTGATTTTTGCCGCCGCCGCGGTTACCGATTGGTTTGACGGCTTTCTTGCCCGGCTGTGGAAACAAACCTCTGATTTTGGCGCTTTTCTTGATCCGGTTGCCGATAAATTAATGGTTGCCGTCGCTCTGATTCTGCTTGTGAGTGTCGGCCGCACCTATGCCATCTTCGCCATGATTATCATCGGCCGCGAAATTACCATTTCCGCCCTGCGCGAATGGATGGCGCAAATGGGAAAACGCGGTAGTGTGGCAGTAGCCACCATCGGCAAATTCAAAACCACCGCTCAGATGGTCGCCATTTTGCTGCTCCTCATCAGCTTGCGTGATTTTCACGGCCTCGATTTGATTTTTATCGGTAACATATTGATGTTTCTGGCCTCCGTGCTCACCATCTGGTCGATGTTCTATTACTTGAAAATGGCCTGGAAAGAATTCCGGCAATAA
- the radA gene encoding DNA repair protein RadA translates to MAKAPKTIYQCSECGGTTPKWQGKCPHCGEWNTLQESLAAPEPKNARFQSWAADVSQVQALSEVTATEVPRNPTGMGELDRVLGGGLVNGAVILLGGDPGIGKSTLLLQTIALMAQSRKVLYVSGEESAQQVALRAQRLEVQPDGVNLLAEIRMEAIQTALKQHEPDVVVIDSIQTMYSDQITSAPGSVSQVRECAAQLTRMAKQMGISMILVGHVTKDGAIAGPRVLEHMVDTVLYFEGDTHSNYRMIRAIKNRFGAANELGVFAMTEHGLKGVSNPSAIFLASYRDDVPGSCVLVTQEGSRPLLVEIQALVDDAHGFTPKRLTVGLEQNRLAMLLAVLNRHAGIACFDQDVFLNAVGGVKINEPAADLAVILAMLSSFRNRPLPEKMVAFGEIGLSGEVRPVARGQERLKEAEKLGFKRAIVPKANMPRNPKEYPGLQIFGVSSLQEAVDVCRHTPE, encoded by the coding sequence ATGGCAAAAGCACCGAAAACGATTTATCAATGCAGCGAATGCGGCGGCACCACGCCGAAATGGCAGGGAAAATGCCCGCATTGCGGCGAATGGAACACTTTGCAGGAAAGCCTGGCCGCGCCGGAGCCGAAAAACGCGCGTTTCCAATCGTGGGCGGCAGATGTATCGCAAGTGCAGGCGTTATCGGAAGTCACCGCCACCGAAGTGCCGCGCAATCCCACCGGCATGGGCGAGCTTGACCGGGTGCTCGGCGGCGGCCTGGTAAACGGCGCGGTGATTCTGCTCGGCGGCGACCCGGGCATCGGCAAATCTACCCTGCTTTTGCAAACCATCGCGCTGATGGCACAAAGCCGCAAGGTGCTGTATGTGTCGGGCGAAGAATCGGCGCAACAAGTGGCTTTGCGCGCGCAGCGCCTGGAAGTGCAGCCCGACGGCGTCAACCTATTGGCAGAAATCCGCATGGAAGCGATTCAGACGGCCTTAAAACAGCATGAGCCTGATGTGGTGGTGATTGATTCGATTCAAACCATGTATTCCGATCAGATTACTTCGGCGCCGGGCTCGGTATCGCAAGTGCGCGAATGTGCCGCACAGCTCACCCGCATGGCCAAGCAGATGGGTATCAGCATGATTCTGGTCGGCCATGTTACCAAAGACGGCGCCATCGCCGGCCCGCGCGTGCTGGAGCATATGGTGGATACGGTGCTTTATTTCGAGGGCGACACCCATTCCAATTACCGCATGATACGTGCGATTAAAAACCGCTTCGGCGCCGCCAACGAGCTGGGGGTGTTTGCCATGACCGAACACGGCTTGAAAGGCGTCTCAAACCCATCGGCGATTTTTCTGGCCAGCTACCGTGACGATGTGCCCGGTTCGTGCGTATTGGTGACTCAAGAAGGCAGCCGCCCGCTGTTGGTGGAAATTCAGGCGCTGGTAGACGATGCCCACGGCTTCACGCCCAAACGGCTTACCGTAGGCTTGGAGCAAAACCGCCTCGCCATGCTGCTGGCGGTGCTCAACCGCCATGCCGGCATCGCCTGTTTTGATCAAGATGTATTTCTGAATGCGGTGGGCGGTGTCAAAATCAACGAGCCGGCAGCCGACTTGGCGGTTATTCTGGCCATGCTTTCCAGCTTCCGCAACCGCCCGTTGCCTGAAAAAATGGTCGCATTCGGCGAAATCGGTTTGAGCGGCGAAGTGCGGCCGGTGGCGCGCGGGCAAGAGCGGCTGAAAGAAGCGGAAAAACTCGGTTTCAAACGCGCCATCGTGCCCAAAGCCAATATGCCGCGCAATCCCAAAGAATACCCCGGCTTGCAGATTTTCGGCGTCAGCAGCCTGCAAGAAGCAGTTGATGTGTGCCGCCATACGCCAGAATAA
- a CDS encoding DNA internalization-related competence protein ComEC/Rec2, translating into MLRYGLPLWVLGVVLSFALPAVPHWPAVIVLWLGLLAAAWRFRPLWLLCALLAGMGYGVWRTQAALAAQWPLQVVGSAVLRLTVADLPQRDERRVRFRADAVDGEGRRYRLQLADYQLREWPVGSRWQVQARVRPPIGEVNGAGFNREAWALANGIGGIGTVGKVREAMPPPPQARGDRAEILMWLPLWREQISRRWQAPDGQDMALSDGLGLMRALSIGEQSALSAAAWQAFRPLGVNHLVSISGLHVGMVALMAGWLVGRGLRFLPFTPSRPRTLMLVAGVTAGLLYAGLAGFSVPTQRSVLMLLALAWAWWRGSGASVWRGWWQALALVLLIDPASVLAAGFWLSFGLVAALLWVSSGRYREAGRGWHLAAQGQWAVTVLSVVLLGSVFASVPLISPLVNAVAIPWFSWVLVPLALLASLLPWPPLQWLAAAAGEYTLRLLIWLAAQAPEYAVAAAPWPLVCLAVLAAGVLLLPRGLGLKPLACLVLAGFVWYRPPPVGEGRLKAVVWDVGQGLSVLLQTRQHRLLFDTGTEAAAGMAVLPGLNAAGVRGLDALVLSHQDADHDGGFAAVKQAKKPRRLWAGQPAFYAGAQDCAEQSWQWDGVQFEFLRVSARPDGKGDAPDSMHDNDQSCVLRVVAGNQALLVGGDLGRAGERALVAQYGEALYSQVLLLGHHGSNSSSDGSFLNAVAPQYAVASSGYGNAYNHPAPAVQSRVRAHGIRLLRTDRQGALYFELGGDEVLQGRLKTDKPYWQKKPFAD; encoded by the coding sequence GTGTTGCGCTACGGGTTGCCGTTGTGGGTGTTGGGGGTGGTGTTGTCGTTTGCTTTGCCGGCTGTGCCGCATTGGCCGGCGGTAATAGTGTTGTGGCTGGGTTTGCTGGCGGCGGCCTGGCGTTTCCGGCCGTTGTGGTTGTTGTGCGCGCTGCTGGCGGGGATGGGTTACGGCGTGTGGCGTACGCAAGCGGCGTTGGCGGCGCAGTGGCCGTTACAGGTGGTGGGTAGTGCGGTGCTGAGGCTAACGGTGGCGGATTTGCCGCAGCGTGATGAGCGGCGGGTGCGTTTTCGGGCGGATGCGGTGGATGGGGAAGGCCGTCGCTACCGTTTGCAGCTTGCCGATTATCAGCTGCGCGAATGGCCGGTGGGCAGCCGTTGGCAGGTGCAGGCGCGGGTGCGGCCGCCTATAGGCGAGGTGAATGGCGCGGGGTTTAACCGCGAGGCTTGGGCGCTGGCCAACGGTATCGGCGGCATCGGCACGGTGGGCAAGGTGCGTGAGGCCATGCCGCCTCCGCCGCAGGCACGGGGTGATAGGGCTGAAATTTTGATGTGGCTGCCGTTGTGGCGCGAGCAGATCAGCCGCCGTTGGCAAGCACCCGATGGGCAGGATATGGCGCTTTCAGACGGCCTGGGTTTGATGCGGGCCTTGAGTATCGGCGAGCAATCGGCGCTGAGTGCGGCGGCGTGGCAGGCATTCCGGCCTTTAGGGGTAAACCATTTGGTGAGTATTTCAGGGCTGCATGTGGGCATGGTGGCGCTGATGGCAGGTTGGTTGGTGGGCAGAGGGTTGCGTTTTTTGCCGTTTACGCCATCGCGGCCGCGCACTTTGATGTTGGTGGCAGGGGTGACGGCGGGCTTGCTGTATGCGGGGCTGGCCGGGTTTTCGGTGCCGACCCAACGCAGTGTGCTGATGTTGTTGGCGCTTGCTTGGGCTTGGTGGCGCGGCAGCGGTGCCTCGGTGTGGCGCGGGTGGTGGCAGGCTTTGGCATTGGTGCTGCTGATTGATCCGGCATCGGTGTTGGCGGCGGGGTTTTGGCTGTCGTTCGGTTTGGTGGCGGCCCTGCTTTGGGTGTCTTCGGGGCGCTATCGTGAAGCGGGGCGGGGCTGGCATTTGGCGGCTCAGGGGCAGTGGGCGGTAACGGTGTTGTCGGTGGTGTTGCTCGGCAGTGTGTTTGCTTCGGTGCCGCTCATCAGCCCGTTGGTCAATGCGGTGGCGATTCCGTGGTTTTCTTGGGTGTTGGTGCCGTTGGCGCTGCTGGCTTCATTGCTGCCGTGGCCGCCTTTGCAGTGGCTGGCGGCCGCGGCAGGTGAATATACTTTGCGCCTGCTGATATGGCTGGCTGCGCAGGCGCCGGAATATGCGGTGGCGGCGGCTCCCTGGCCGTTGGTGTGTTTGGCGGTGTTGGCAGCAGGGGTGTTGCTGCTGCCGCGCGGTTTGGGTTTGAAACCGTTGGCATGTTTGGTGTTGGCAGGGTTTGTTTGGTATCGGCCGCCACCGGTTGGCGAAGGCCGTCTGAAAGCGGTGGTGTGGGATGTGGGGCAGGGTTTGTCGGTGTTGCTGCAAACCCGCCAGCACCGCCTGTTGTTCGACACGGGCACAGAGGCGGCCGCGGGGATGGCGGTGTTGCCGGGCTTGAATGCTGCGGGCGTGCGCGGGCTGGATGCTTTGGTGCTGTCGCATCAGGATGCCGACCACGATGGCGGTTTTGCGGCGGTAAAACAGGCCAAAAAGCCGCGCAGGTTGTGGGCGGGGCAGCCGGCGTTTTATGCGGGGGCGCAAGATTGTGCCGAACAAAGTTGGCAGTGGGATGGCGTGCAGTTTGAGTTTTTACGTGTTTCTGCGCGGCCGGATGGCAAGGGTGATGCGCCCGACAGTATGCATGATAACGATCAAAGCTGCGTGCTGCGCGTGGTGGCGGGCAATCAGGCTTTGCTGGTCGGCGGGGATTTGGGGCGGGCGGGAGAGCGCGCCTTAGTGGCGCAGTATGGTGAAGCGCTTTACAGCCAAGTGTTGCTGCTGGGCCATCACGGCAGTAATTCATCGTCGGACGGCAGTTTTCTGAATGCCGTCGCGCCGCAATATGCGGTGGCTTCAAGCGGTTACGGTAATGCTTACAATCATCCGGCACCGGCAGTGCAAAGCCGCGTGCGCGCCCACGGTATCCGGCTGTTGCGCACTGATCGGCAAGGGGCTTTGTATTTTGAACTTGGCGGTGATGAAGTGCTGCAAGGCCGTCTGAAAACAGACAAGCCGTATTGGCAGAAAAAACCGTTTGCAGATTAG
- a CDS encoding type II toxin-antitoxin system Phd/YefM family antitoxin, producing MEAVLADYAVSVTELKRNYAAIMAQADGAVAVLNHNKPEAYLISAERYQALLEYMEDLEDVKLALERSDEQAVKVSLDDL from the coding sequence ATGGAAGCAGTATTGGCAGATTATGCTGTAAGCGTGACAGAGCTTAAGCGCAATTATGCAGCCATAATGGCGCAGGCAGATGGTGCCGTGGCGGTGCTGAACCACAACAAGCCTGAAGCCTATCTGATTTCTGCTGAGCGTTATCAGGCGCTGCTGGAGTATATGGAAGATTTGGAAGATGTAAAGCTGGCGCTGGAGCGTTCAGATGAACAGGCAGTGAAGGTGTCTCTGGATGACTTATGA
- a CDS encoding IS982 family transposase: MDYLTELFCLVDDFCKTFEPKFNQQRISHQANKKIRQRKASVSTAEIMTVWIYFHQIRYRHFKTYYLFQIKRMLSQAFPNMPSYNRFVELAQRTIIPFSAFLKTQMGQCSGISFVDSTALAVCHNRRIPTHRVFAGSARRGKSSMGWFYGFKLHALINHQGALVDVRLTPGNVNDRHAWKDMAASLWSIVVGDKGYLGKELTQWLQNEYGIRLVTGKKKNMKQKDKIPFEPGFLQKRGVIESVFDELKNLCQIEHTRHRSYTGFLLNLISGLVAYCLMPFKPGVKISAAGLPARG, encoded by the coding sequence ATGGATTATCTTACCGAACTTTTCTGTCTCGTGGACGATTTTTGCAAAACATTCGAACCGAAATTTAATCAACAACGCATTTCACACCAAGCAAACAAAAAAATCCGACAGCGCAAAGCCTCCGTCAGCACAGCAGAAATCATGACCGTTTGGATTTATTTCCACCAAATCCGCTATCGCCATTTCAAAACCTATTATCTCTTCCAAATCAAACGCATGCTCAGCCAGGCATTTCCCAATATGCCCTCCTACAACCGCTTTGTCGAATTGGCACAACGCACCATCATCCCCTTTTCCGCCTTTCTCAAAACACAAATGGGCCAATGCAGCGGCATCAGCTTTGTCGACTCCACCGCTTTAGCCGTTTGCCATAACCGCCGCATCCCGACCCACCGTGTTTTTGCAGGCAGCGCCCGGCGCGGTAAAAGCAGTATGGGTTGGTTCTACGGCTTCAAACTCCATGCCCTTATCAACCATCAAGGCGCACTTGTCGATGTCCGGTTAACCCCGGGTAACGTCAACGACCGCCATGCTTGGAAAGATATGGCGGCCTCATTGTGGAGCATTGTTGTCGGCGACAAGGGCTATTTGGGTAAGGAGCTGACTCAATGGCTGCAAAACGAATATGGCATTCGTTTGGTAACGGGGAAGAAAAAGAATATGAAACAAAAGGATAAAATACCTTTTGAGCCGGGGTTTCTGCAAAAGCGCGGTGTGATCGAGTCGGTATTTGATGAGTTGAAAAACCTTTGCCAAATAGAGCATACACGGCACCGTTCTTATACAGGTTTCTTGCTGAATTTGATTTCGGGCTTGGTTGCGTATTGCTTGATGCCGTTTAAGCCGGGAGTAAAAATCAGTGCCGCCGGCTTGCCCGCTAGGGGATAG
- a CDS encoding DUF1841 family protein — MYDVNTHDVRRFFAEVWQQRLLPLQLNGLQQKALRIIEAHPEYHRYLERIEDYLDKTWTPEEGESNPFLHMSLHLSIQEQVGIDQPPGIRAIYQQLCAQHNDDWTAAEHDMIEALAETIWAAQRSGKGLDVNAYMTRLRKPLGLGQEEHARINPHEVGLSDKISGR; from the coding sequence ATGTATGATGTAAACACACATGATGTGCGCCGCTTTTTTGCCGAGGTATGGCAGCAGCGTCTGTTGCCGTTGCAGCTGAACGGCTTGCAGCAAAAAGCGTTGCGTATTATCGAGGCGCACCCTGAATACCACCGTTATCTTGAGCGTATTGAAGATTATCTTGATAAAACCTGGACGCCTGAAGAAGGGGAGAGCAATCCTTTTTTGCATATGTCGCTGCATCTTTCGATACAGGAGCAGGTGGGCATCGACCAGCCGCCGGGCATTCGGGCGATTTATCAGCAGCTGTGTGCGCAACACAATGACGACTGGACGGCTGCGGAGCATGACATGATTGAGGCGTTGGCGGAAACCATTTGGGCGGCGCAGCGCTCCGGCAAGGGCTTGGATGTGAATGCCTATATGACGCGCCTGCGCAAACCGTTGGGCTTGGGGCAGGAAGAGCATGCCCGCATCAATCCGCATGAAGTGGGTTTGTCGGATAAAATCAGCGGGCGTTGA